One genomic segment of Oncorhynchus kisutch isolate 150728-3 linkage group LG15, Okis_V2, whole genome shotgun sequence includes these proteins:
- the LOC109906101 gene encoding WSC domain-containing protein 1-like gives MAKPLYRLQRFLRRTQLFLLFLGVAYIMAGSVLLLQRANLVVTQRGATSPPLSSLPSLPSPPWALRMPPVRVGGYGGRSSQIISRVQGYQPGSLLDDRTGTRWLMSRNLEIRHLRRRWFHSLMTEKDMSQVERSTPRRNVPQKGSYMGCFLDNSKERALRGSVSTDFRKMTSTMCQDTCSVSGYQFAGLEYGSECYCGNHITSLRVRDEECNLDCKGEKGSPCGGVGRLSVFTVEDVLPGQRRYRNVRYRGCFREPENSSSTSLVHVLQPNLTSQSCIEACMNKEFPLAMLRSSDCFCGYATPDFTLHEPAEEEHCSQSNTTEASLPSTLQRFYQVYQTPVQDSRCTERKFLPEKSSSLVALSSFPGAGNTWVRHLIELATGYYTGSYYFDGTLYNRGFKGEKDYWKSGRTICVKTHESGRREIEMYDSVILLIRSPYRSLMAEFNRKCAGHLGYASDHHWKTKEWPEFVGSYASWWASHVLDWLRFGRRVLVVHFEELQTALVPQLRSITSFLNTTVTEDKLLCAESNQDGHFKRSGVRQPTFDPFTPDMRGLIDGLIHAVDQALRDSNHTGLPLEYLPR, from the exons ATGGCCAAGCCCCTCTACAGACTGCAGCGTTTCCTCCGGAGGACCCAGCTGTTCCTGCTCTTCCTGGGTGTGGCCTACATCATGGCAGGGAGCGTCCTGCTGCTCCAACGGGCCAACCTGGTGGTGACCCAGCGAGGGGCCACCAGCCCTCCACTGTCCTCCCTGCCCTCCTTACCCTCACCACCCTGGGCCCTGAGGATGCCACCCGTGAGGGTAGGAGGCTACGGGGGCAGGAGCTCACAGATCATTTCCAGGGTACAGGGGTACCAGCCTGGGAGCCTGTTGGATGACAGGACTGGAACACGCTGGCTCATGTCGAGGAATCTGGAGATCCGACACCTGCGGCGGCGCTGGTTCCACAGCCTGATGACGGAGAAGGATATGTCACAGGTGGAGAGGAGCACCCCCAGGAGGAATGTGCCTCAAAAAG GTTCTTACATGGGCTGCTTCCTGGACAATTCCAAGGAGCGGGCTTTGAGAGGATCTGTATCCACTGATTTCCGCAAAATGACCAGCACCATGTGCCAGGATACCTGCTCAGTGAG TGGCTACCAGTTTGCTGGTCTGGAGTATGGGTCGGAGTGTTACTGTGGCAACCACATCACCAGCCTGCGTGTGAGAGACGAGGAGTGTAACTTGGACTGTAAAGGGGAGAAAGGCTCCCCCTGTGGAGGTGTTGGGCGCCTGTCAGTGTTCACGGTGGAGGATGTGCTTCCAGGCCAGAGGAGAT ACAGGAACGTGCGCTACCGCGGCTGCTTCAGGGAGCCTGAGAACAGCTCCTCTACATCTCTGGTCCATGTGCTCCAGCCCAACCTCACCTCCCAGTCCTGCATAGAGGCCTGCATGAACAAG GAGTTTCCTCTGGCTATGCTGAGGAGTTCGGACTGTTTCTGTGGTTACGCTACTCCTGACTTCACTCTCCATGAGCCGGCTGAGGAGGAGCACTGTTCACAGAGCAACACCACTGAGGCCTCCTTACCATCAACCCTCCAGCGCTTCTACCAGGTCTACCAGACACCTGTCCAAG ACTCCAGATGCACAGAGAGGAAGTTCCTACCGGAGAAGTCCAGTTCATTGGTAGCGCTCTCCAGCTTCCCAGGAGCAGGCAACACCTGGGTCAGACACCTCATAGAGTTGGCCACAGGATACTACACAGGCAGCTACTACTTTGATGGAACCCTTTACAACAGAG GCTTCAAAGGCGAGAAGGATTACTGGAAGAGTGGTCGGACCATCTGTGTGAAAACACatgagagtgggaggagagagatagagatgtatGACTCTGTCATCCTGCTGATCAGGAGCCCGTACCGTTCCCTCATGGCTGAGTTCAACAGGAAGTGTGCAGGACATCTGGGATACGCCTCTGATCATCACTGGAAGACCAAAG AGTGGCCTGAGTTTGTAGGCAGCTACGCCTCCTGGTGGGCGTCGCACGTACTGGACTGGCTGCGGTTCGGCCGGCGGGTCCTAGTGGTCCACTTTGAGGAACTCCAGACAGCGTTGGTGCCCCAGCTACGATCCATCACCTCCTTCCTCAACACCACAGTGACAGAGGACAAACTGCTGTGTGCCGAGAGCAACCAGGATGGACACTTCAAACGTTCCGGGGTCCGGCAGCCCACCTTCGACCCCTTCACACCCGACATGAGAGGACTGATAGATGGACTGATCCATGCGGTGGACCAGGCTCTCCGGGACAGCAACCACACAGGCCTTCCACTGGAGTACCTGCCCAGATGA